Proteins from a single region of Malaclemys terrapin pileata isolate rMalTer1 chromosome 23, rMalTer1.hap1, whole genome shotgun sequence:
- the ERBB3 gene encoding receptor tyrosine-protein kinase erbB-3 isoform X2: MDPVVRQNGRKCAPCHESCDGHCWGPNPEDCQKLTKTICAPQCNGRCFGRNPRECCHDECAGGCTGPRQTECFACRHFNDSGACVPLCPQPLIYNKLTFQLEPNPDTKYQYGGICVASCPHNFVVDQSSCVRACPKDKMEVEKNGLKMCEPCPGLCPKACEGTGTGNKYQTVDSSNIDRFVNCTKILGNLDFLITGLNGDPWHNISALDPEKLNVFRTVREITGYLNIQSWPKHMYNFSVFSNLVTIGGRSLYNRGFSLLIMKNLNVTSLGLRSLREISAGKVYITENRQLCYLHTVNWGALSRRKPDLEIKDNRPRAKCVQEGKVCDPLCSSDGCWGPGPDQCISCRNYSRDGTCVATCSFSQGAIREYARGGACYQCHPECERMEGNLTCNGSGADACVRCARYKDGPHCVDSCPEGLLGEQGPIYKYPDAHHECRPCHENCTQGCLGPQLQDCVTEPLPIARKSPTVIAVMVVSCLFISCSCFLLILLYWRGKKIQKKRAMRRYLERGESLEPLDPSEKANKVLARIFKETELRKLKALGSGVFGTVHKGVWIPDGDTIKIPVSIKVIEDRSGRQTFHAVTDHMLAIGSLEHAYIVRLLGICPGTQLQLVTQLLPLGSLLDYVRKNKDAIGPQLLLNWCVQVAKGMYYLEEHRMVHRNLAARNILLKSPNQVQVADFGIADLLYPDDKKYFYNEIKTPIKWMALESIHFGKYTHQSDVWSYGVTLWEMMTFGAEPYAGIRLAEVPDLLEKGERLMQPQICTIDVYMVMVKCWMIDENVRPTFKELANEFTRMARDPPRYLVIKRESGLLPPAEPPLSDKELEDMETLELEEELGPFNTATSLFASRQRVDYARSPNLSPPAGYIPMNQTGLSGCRQGPGLSTRQALRVRQESVGRTVSESSEGRGTASEGELMEELSLPSLRSRGDSAYLSQRESFPLPAGIADGEDDINGYVLPDHHGRERAASVARAVRDGPLGRASEPEEEEYEYMNRRPPQPRPASLEELGYEYMDLGSERSASLGSVLSSQLPVAGWEVAAAEEDYEYMNKQPKLSQSLSSVLSSPGAGRDDYTCMSAAVPRGSPDEQGYEVMEAILAPGSGPCLDCQSSPCPKNGFMKPLRSLEASDCAFDNPDYWHSRLFAKADAQCT; this comes from the exons ATGGACCCAGTGGTTCGGCAGAATGGCAGGAAGT GTGCCCCCTGCCATGAGAGCTGCGATGGACACTGCTGGGGCCCGAACCCAGAGGACTGCCAGAAAT TGACCAAGACCATCTGCGCCCCGCAGTGCAACGGGCGCTGCTTCGGGCGTAACCCCAGGGAGTGCTGCCATGACGAGTGTGCGGGGGGCTGCACCGGCCCCCGCCAGACTGAGTGCTTC gcctgccGTCACTTCAACGACAGTGGGGCCTGCGTCCCCCTGTGCCCGCAGCCGCTGATCTACAACAAGCTCACCTTCCAGCTGGAGCCCAACCCCGACACCAAGTACCAGTACGGGGGCATCTGCGTGGCCAGCTGCCCAC ATAACTTTGtggtggatcagagctcctgcgTGCGGGCCTGTCCGAAGGACAAGATGGAGGTGGAGAAGAACGGCCTGAAGATGTGTGAGCCGTGCCCTGGACTCTGCCCTAAAG CCTGCGAGGGGACGGGCACCGGGAACAAATACCAGACGGTCGATTCGAGCAACATCGACAGGTTCGTCAACTGCACCAAGATCCTGGGCAACCTGGACTTCCTCATCACGGGGCTGAACGG GGACCCCTGGCACAACATCTCGGCCTTGGATCCGGAGAAGCTGAACGTTTTCCGGACGGTGCGGGAGATCACGG GTTATCTGAACATCCAGTCGTGGCCCAAACACATGTACAACTTCAGTGTCTTCTCCAACCTCGTCACCATCGGGGGCCGGAGCCTGTACAA CCGCGGCTTCTCCCTGCTGATCATGAAGAACCTGAACGTGACGTCGCTGGGGCTGCGCTCGCTGCGGGAGATCAGCGCCGGGAAAGTGTACATCACCGAGAACCGGCAGCTCTGCTACCTCCACACCGTCAACTGGGGGGCGCTGTCCCGCCGCAAGCCCGACCTGGAGATCAAGGACAACAGGCCCCGGGCCAAGtgcg TGCAAGAAGGGAAGGTGTGTGACCCGCTCTGCTCCAGTGACGGCTGCTGGGGGCCCGGCCCCGACCAGTGCATCTCCTGCCGCAACTACAGCCGGGACGGGACCTGCGTGGCCACCTGCAGCTTCTCCCAGGG GGCGATCCGGGAATATGCCCGTGGGGGCGCGTGCTACCAGTGCCACCCGGAGTGCGAGAGGATGGAGGGCAACCTGACCTGCAACGGCTCG GGTGCGGACGCCTGCGTGCGATGTGCCCGGTACAAGGACGGCCCCCACTGCGTGGACAGCTGCCCCGAGGGCCTCCTGGGCGAGCAGGGGCCCATCTACAAGTACCCGGACGCCCACCACGAGTGCCGCCCGTGCCACGAGAACTGCACACAGGG GTGCCTCGGGCCGCAGCTCCAGGACTGCGTCACAGAGCCCCTGCCCATCGCCAG GAAAAGCCCCACGGTCATAGCGGTGATGGTCGTGAGCTGCCTCTTCATCTCCTGCTCCTgcttcctcctcatcctcctctaCTGGCGCGGGAAGAAGATCCAGAAGAAGCGGGCGATGCGCCGCTACCTGGAGAGGGGAGAG AGCCTCGAGCCCCTGGACCCAAGTGAGAAAGCCAACAAGGTGCTGGCCCGGATCTTCAAGGAGACGGAGCTGAGGAAGCTGAAGGCACTGGGCTCAGGCGTGTTTGGGACGGTGCACAAG GGCGTCTGGATCCCGGACGGAGACACCATCAAGATCCCCGTCAGCATCAAGGTGATAGAGGACCGGAGCGGCCGCCAGACCTTCCACGCCGTCACCGAC cACATGCTGGCCATCGGCAGCCTGGAGCACGCCTACATCGTGCGGTTGCTGGGCATCTGCCCCGGGACGCAGCTGCAGCTGGTGACGCAGCTCCTGCCGCTGGGCTCGCTGCTCGACTACGTGCGCAAGAACAAGGACGCCATCGGGCCGCAGCTGCTGCTCAACTGGTGCGTGCAGGTTGCCAAG GGCATGTACTACTTGGAAGAGCATCGCATGGTCCATCGGAACCTGGCCGCCCGCAACATCCTGCTGAAGTCGCCCAATCAGGTGCAGGTGGCGGATTTCGGGATCGCCGACCTGCTCTACCCCGACGACAAGAAATACTTCTACAATGAGATCAAG ACTCCGAttaaatggatggcgctggagagCATCCACTTTGGGAAGTACACGCACCAGAGCGATGTCTGGAGCTACG GCGTGACGCTGTGGGAGATGATGACGTTCGGGGCAGAGCCCTACGCGGGGATCCGGCTCGCCGAGGTGCCCGACCTGCTGGAGAAAGGCGAGCGGCTCATGCAGCCCCAGATCTGCACCATCGACGTCTACATGGTGATGGTGAAAT GCTGGATGATCGACGAGAACGTCCGTCCCACCTTCAAGGAACTGGCTAACGAGTTCACTCGCATGGCCCGGGACCCGCCCCGCTACCTGGTCATCAAG agggaGAGCGGGCTGCTGCCCCCCGCGGAGCCCCCCCTGAGCGACAAGGAGCTGGAGGACATGGAGacgctggagctggaggaggagctgggcccCTTCAACACGGCCACCAGCCTCTTCGCCTCCAGGCAGCGTGTGGACTACGCCCGG AGCCCGAACCTCAGCCCCCCAGCCGGCTACATCCCCATGAACCAGACCGGCCTCAGCGGCTGCCGCCAG GGCCCCGGGCTGAGCACCCGGCAGGCCCTGCGGGTCCGGCAGGAGTCGGTGGGCCGGACGGTGTCGGAGTCGTCGGAGGGCAGGGGCACGGCCTCGGAGGGCGAGCTGATGGAGGAGCTCTCCCTGCCGAGCCTGCGCTCCCGGGGCGACAGCGCCTACCTCTCCCAGCGCGAGAGCTTCCCCCTGCCGGCGGGCATTGCCGACGGTGAGGACGACATCAACGGCTACGTCCTGCCGGATCACCATGGCCGAG AGCGAGCGGCCAGCGTCGCCCGGGCAGTGCGGGACGGGCCCCTGGGCCGCGCCTCGGagccggaggaggaggagtacGAGTACATGAACAGACGCCCCCCGCAGCCCCGGCCGGCCTCCCTGGAGGAGCTGGGCTACGAGTACATGGACCTGGGCTCGGAGCGGAGCGCCTCCCTGGGCAGCGTGTTGAGCTCCCAGCTGCCCGTGGCCGGCTGGGAGGTGGCCGCGGCCGAGGAGGACTACGAATACATGAACAAGCAGCCCAAACTCAGCCAGTCCCTGAGCAGCGTGCTGAGCTCGCCGGGGGCCGGGCGGGACGACTACACCTGCATGAGCGCGGCCGTCCCCCGGGGCTCCCCCGACGAGCAGGGCTACGAGGTGATGGAGGCCATCCTGGCTCCGGGGAGCGGGCCATGCCTGGACTGCCAGAGCTCGCCCTGCCCCAAGAACGGCTTCATGAAACCCCTGCGGAGCCTGGAAGCCTCGGACTGCGCCTTCGACAACCCCGACTACTGGCACAGCCGGCTGTTCGCCAAGGCGGACGCCCAGTGCACCTAG